In Zobellia roscoffensis, the following are encoded in one genomic region:
- a CDS encoding PAS domain S-box protein: protein MLPPSVSISLAAAVRKAFDKNEKVLHKSITPRGRVKGIPFDLLVNPFEMNNINRSKGCLLLFIPNKEQLGTAKLVTYTSHAEATEMRIVQLEGELRESRESLNNVVEQVETSNEELQATNEELLAANEELQSTNEELQSVNEELHTVNAEVQQKNEDLTSMNSDMDNLFKSTDIGTVFLDTDMLIRKFTPSVSDHFNLRPTDIGRPISHFANSFGTGSGTLERVQQVLNTGKMLSRELQSHNGKWFLKRITPYFNNDNRINGAVLSFVDIDELKKSEALIKKSREEFKLLYDNAPDMFASFDRKGILLNCNLRMVKDLGYEDASELIGLSFMDLYSKDEQVDGKERFKQFKETGKLTNAIRKFTKKDGTEINISANAQMLYNENGEELYSICSFRDVSDLALAEKKYQDKNRAFEQLLEGTTAGFWDAKIQEGTEYLSPSYKAMFGYKDHEIANTTESWKKIIHPDDLGFVQNLFIEHKASKGEKPFIYQARFYHKNGSIVWVHCNAKIIEWDDEIKPIRIVGSHVDITPLKTIELELYRSNRELEQFAYVASHDLQEPLNTITSFVGLLDEEYVSELDDNAQSYIQFIIEASARMRSLVKSVLSYSKIGKNPEMSLVDCNTFIKDLKIDLKKRITETEARITCNNLPKINGYRTELYSLFLNLVSNAIKFKRKGHSPQIDIAAEDLDVYWKFTIRDNGIGISKSDQERVFNIFQRLNNDDSYAGTGIGLAQCKKIVELHQGEIWIDKSSKSGTEFCFTLKKLY, encoded by the coding sequence ATGTTGCCTCCTAGTGTTTCTATTTCATTGGCAGCGGCCGTTCGAAAAGCTTTTGATAAAAACGAAAAAGTATTACATAAGTCAATCACCCCAAGAGGAAGGGTGAAAGGTATACCCTTTGATCTTTTGGTGAACCCTTTTGAGATGAACAACATTAATCGTTCAAAAGGATGTTTACTGCTTTTTATTCCTAATAAAGAGCAGTTAGGTACTGCTAAATTGGTTACTTATACCAGTCATGCTGAAGCCACTGAAATGCGAATTGTTCAGCTAGAAGGGGAGTTAAGGGAATCTCGTGAAAGTTTAAATAACGTTGTTGAACAGGTAGAGACTAGTAATGAAGAATTACAGGCAACTAACGAGGAACTTTTGGCGGCCAACGAGGAATTACAAAGTACCAATGAAGAGTTACAGAGTGTTAACGAGGAGTTACATACGGTAAATGCAGAAGTACAGCAGAAGAATGAGGATCTCACATCAATGAACAGTGATATGGATAATCTTTTTAAAAGTACTGACATAGGTACTGTCTTTCTAGATACTGATATGCTTATTAGAAAGTTTACCCCTTCAGTAAGTGATCATTTTAATCTACGTCCTACAGATATTGGTAGGCCAATAAGTCATTTTGCAAATAGTTTTGGAACGGGTTCAGGTACGCTTGAAAGGGTTCAACAAGTTCTGAATACGGGTAAGATGTTGTCTAGAGAGCTTCAGTCGCATAATGGTAAGTGGTTTTTAAAACGCATTACTCCTTATTTTAACAATGATAATAGGATCAATGGTGCTGTTTTGAGTTTTGTTGATATTGATGAATTAAAGAAATCAGAAGCTTTGATTAAAAAGAGTAGAGAAGAATTTAAACTACTCTATGATAATGCCCCGGACATGTTCGCGTCATTTGACCGAAAGGGAATTTTACTAAATTGTAATCTGCGAATGGTTAAGGATTTAGGGTATGAAGATGCGTCAGAATTAATAGGTTTGTCCTTTATGGACTTGTATTCCAAAGATGAACAGGTAGATGGCAAGGAAAGGTTTAAACAGTTTAAAGAAACGGGTAAATTAACCAATGCAATACGGAAATTTACTAAAAAGGATGGAACTGAAATTAATATAAGTGCAAATGCGCAAATGTTGTATAATGAAAATGGAGAAGAATTATATTCTATTTGTTCTTTTAGAGATGTATCTGACTTAGCATTGGCGGAAAAGAAATATCAAGATAAAAACAGGGCGTTTGAACAATTATTGGAAGGGACTACGGCTGGTTTTTGGGATGCTAAAATTCAAGAAGGTACTGAGTACCTTAGTCCTAGTTACAAGGCTATGTTTGGGTATAAAGACCATGAGATAGCAAATACTACAGAATCATGGAAGAAAATAATACACCCGGATGATCTAGGTTTTGTTCAAAATTTGTTTATTGAACATAAAGCTTCTAAAGGAGAAAAACCATTTATCTACCAAGCCCGTTTTTACCACAAAAATGGTAGCATTGTATGGGTTCATTGTAATGCTAAAATCATTGAATGGGATGATGAAATAAAACCTATAAGGATTGTTGGGAGCCATGTAGATATAACACCGTTAAAGACTATTGAATTAGAATTGTACCGCAGTAATAGAGAATTAGAGCAATTCGCCTATGTTGCAAGTCATGATTTACAGGAACCGCTCAATACAATTACATCTTTTGTAGGTCTCTTGGACGAAGAGTATGTGTCCGAACTTGATGATAACGCTCAAAGTTATATTCAATTTATAATTGAGGCTTCGGCTAGAATGAGAAGTTTAGTTAAAAGTGTTTTAAGCTATTCAAAAATTGGAAAAAACCCGGAAATGAGCCTGGTAGATTGCAATACTTTTATAAAAGACTTAAAAATAGACTTAAAGAAGCGAATTACAGAAACCGAAGCTAGAATTACGTGTAATAATCTTCCTAAAATAAATGGATATAGAACTGAATTGTATTCACTTTTCTTAAACCTTGTATCAAATGCCATTAAATTTAAAAGAAAAGGTCATTCTCCCCAAATAGATATAGCAGCAGAAGATTTAGATGTGTATTGGAAGTTTACGATAAGAGACAACGGTATAGGTATTTCTAAAAGCGATCAAGAACGGGTATTCAATATTTTTCAGCGCTTAAATAATGATGATAGTTATGCGGGTACTGGTATTGGACTTGCACAGTGTAAGAAAATAGTTGAATTGCATCAAGGAGAAATATGGATAGATAAAAGTTCTAAATCAGGCACGGAATTTTGTTTTACACTTAAAAAATTATACTAA
- a CDS encoding PAS domain-containing sensor histidine kinase, which translates to MAISKSTLSDSNPQIDNYFWLKQLPSITALLDKDFNLVGVSDQWKRKLFFQDSEIIGKSIFEIFPNISEDMQVQLNIAVEGLKEIQVRDEINLLDGSIKKIVWHLSAWKNSSLNVVGVMLSVEDITIIKELEFNLLKAKKRLTEKGEIAKIGSWEYDVENEQLTLSDITKKIFKIKEDSKISIKNLIGFCGQKDTEDIIKNSLYNAIEKGRPWEVSLPIVLGGNSNVVKTIGRPKFKNGKCKRIVGTVQILSRDLENIIELKDLETEHLASCFINAPGAMAVIEFSTGDILDTNVELNEAIGIESLRLAIKKNLKTLQKSILKIGSSGPASNKTDLCSTKLSILDTNGKRKTFGLKARLLNDKTQFLCLFDDITGQLSETSNLKKAIQNNDLRVEKLVNFTHVICHNLKGQAINYGLMLDYFGNITNESEKSQALEVLKYSTENLSANINNLREMVGIRKEVKTKKERLIINDFIFKAEQNLSGELKESKTKIFNEISDSQKIKAYPMFLENLMTNCISNAIKFRKLNKPLVISISTEITKEYTVLFIEDNGIGMDLEKKGEKLFQIGSSLGNDQDSRGMGLYLAKYQMDMMNGKIEAESKLGEGSVFKIFFPHC; encoded by the coding sequence ATGGCCATTTCAAAATCTACTTTATCCGATTCAAATCCGCAAATTGATAACTATTTTTGGTTAAAGCAATTACCGTCAATTACAGCTTTGTTAGATAAGGATTTTAATTTGGTAGGTGTATCTGATCAGTGGAAACGAAAACTCTTTTTTCAAGATTCAGAGATAATTGGTAAATCGATTTTTGAGATTTTTCCAAATATTTCGGAAGATATGCAAGTTCAATTAAATATTGCTGTTGAAGGTTTAAAAGAAATTCAGGTACGTGATGAAATTAATCTCTTAGATGGTAGTATAAAGAAGATAGTTTGGCATCTTAGTGCTTGGAAAAATAGTTCATTAAACGTTGTAGGTGTAATGTTATCCGTGGAAGACATTACTATAATTAAAGAGCTAGAATTTAATCTTTTAAAAGCAAAAAAACGGTTAACTGAAAAAGGTGAAATAGCAAAAATTGGAAGTTGGGAATATGATGTAGAAAATGAACAGCTTACTTTATCTGATATAACCAAGAAAATATTTAAAATAAAGGAAGATTCTAAAATATCTATTAAAAATCTAATAGGTTTTTGTGGTCAAAAAGACACTGAAGATATTATTAAAAATTCACTTTACAACGCTATTGAAAAGGGCAGACCTTGGGAGGTAAGCCTTCCTATTGTTCTAGGAGGCAATAGCAATGTTGTAAAGACTATAGGGCGGCCTAAATTTAAAAACGGAAAATGTAAAAGAATTGTTGGGACCGTTCAAATATTAAGCAGAGATTTAGAAAACATAATTGAGTTGAAGGACTTAGAAACGGAGCATTTGGCATCTTGTTTTATCAATGCTCCTGGTGCTATGGCTGTAATTGAGTTCTCAACTGGAGATATTTTAGATACCAACGTGGAACTTAATGAGGCAATTGGCATTGAGAGTCTACGTTTAGCAATTAAAAAAAATCTCAAAACCTTGCAAAAAAGCATTCTGAAAATAGGTTCATCAGGCCCTGCATCTAATAAAACGGATTTATGTAGTACTAAATTATCTATTTTAGACACAAATGGGAAAAGAAAGACGTTTGGTTTAAAAGCAAGATTGCTTAATGACAAAACTCAATTTTTATGTTTATTCGATGATATTACGGGGCAACTTTCTGAAACTTCTAACTTAAAAAAAGCCATCCAAAACAATGATTTACGTGTTGAGAAATTAGTAAATTTTACACATGTCATCTGCCATAATCTTAAAGGGCAAGCTATTAATTATGGTCTAATGCTTGATTACTTCGGAAATATCACTAATGAGAGTGAAAAATCACAAGCTTTGGAAGTTTTAAAATATAGCACAGAAAATTTGTCTGCAAATATCAATAATCTTAGAGAAATGGTAGGTATTCGTAAAGAAGTGAAAACCAAAAAAGAACGTTTAATTATCAATGACTTTATTTTTAAGGCAGAACAAAATTTATCGGGTGAGCTCAAAGAATCTAAAACTAAAATATTCAATGAAATTTCTGATTCTCAGAAAATCAAGGCATATCCTATGTTTTTAGAGAATTTAATGACCAATTGTATTTCCAATGCAATAAAATTCAGAAAACTAAATAAACCTTTAGTCATATCTATTTCTACAGAAATAACAAAAGAATATACAGTGTTGTTTATTGAAGATAATGGTATTGGTATGGATTTAGAGAAAAAGGGGGAAAAACTATTTCAAATAGGTTCATCTCTTGGTAATGATCAAGATTCAAGAGGAATGGGCCTTTATCTAGCAAAGTATCAAATGGATATGATGAATGGTAAAATTGAGGCAGAAAGTAAGTTAGGTGAGGGGTCTGTCTTTAAAATTTTCTTCCCGCATTGTTAA
- a CDS encoding response regulator → MDKKLKSILLLDDNLSTNFFHKKIIEKSNVADLVLEFRSGTNALKYLSQEGIEQPELILVDINMPVMNAWVFLDKFSKLKNDSKIKTTIILLSTSLSPADKERADAIPLIEHVLLKPLTKESILKVIENIIEKKTDERSIKI, encoded by the coding sequence ATGGACAAGAAGTTAAAATCAATTTTATTGTTAGACGATAATTTATCCACTAATTTTTTTCATAAGAAAATAATTGAAAAATCCAATGTTGCCGACTTAGTCCTGGAATTTAGAAGTGGAACGAATGCATTAAAATATTTAAGTCAAGAAGGGATTGAGCAACCTGAGCTTATTTTGGTTGATATTAATATGCCTGTTATGAACGCTTGGGTGTTTTTGGATAAATTTAGTAAGCTAAAAAATGACTCTAAAATAAAAACAACGATTATTCTACTTTCCACCTCGCTTAGTCCGGCAGATAAAGAAAGGGCAGATGCGATTCCACTCATAGAACATGTGCTGCTTAAGCCATTAACAAAAGAGTCGATTTTAAAAGTAATAGAAAATATTATTGAAAAAAAAACCGATGAACGGTCAATTAAAATTTAG
- a CDS encoding LysM peptidoglycan-binding domain-containing protein produces MSVKAKYQEVLNLGEQLGIKNGDVSEENGVLKIKGEAGTPYEKNLLWDKIKQLGGESPSDVKANITVTDSSIYHRHTVKSGESLSKIAKEYYGDPMKYKQIFAANTGILSNPDVIQPDQVLVIPNL; encoded by the coding sequence ATGAGCGTTAAAGCAAAATATCAAGAAGTTTTAAATCTTGGTGAACAATTGGGTATAAAAAACGGAGACGTTTCCGAAGAAAACGGTGTGCTAAAAATTAAAGGTGAAGCCGGAACCCCATATGAAAAAAACTTGCTTTGGGATAAAATTAAGCAGTTAGGTGGCGAAAGCCCTTCTGACGTTAAAGCGAATATTACCGTTACAGATTCTTCAATCTATCATAGACACACCGTGAAAAGTGGCGAGTCCCTTAGCAAGATTGCCAAAGAATATTATGGTGACCCTATGAAATACAAGCAAATTTTTGCTGCTAACACTGGAATATTAAGTAACCCAGATGTCATTCAGCCGGATCAGGTTTTGGTTATTCCAAATTTATAA